GAAATGGGATCATACGTGCAATTCTCGTAAGCTTGCTTATACACACTTGTAATAGTTCCATCATCGGGAGTAGAAGAAACATGTTCCATGAAGAAAGTGACAGGTCTTTTGCAAGGATCAGGATTAAACTCTCTTGTGTTGAATGTGTACACACTTGCTAACCCGCCAAAATTTTGCCATGGTCGGAATGTTTGTTGTGTTCGCAAAACATCACGTAGAAGCATATGCCTACTCTCAATCTAACATTTAAAACAACAAATTATTTTGAGATTTAATAGTTTATGTTACTACAATcatgcaacaaaaaaaaacatgtacctacttttttttttttatggtatCGTAATTTTAAGGTAAAACATGTACCTACTTAGGACTAGACAATTTAAGCGAGCAAAGGTTTTCAAACTAAATAAACTAAAGATAACGATCAAACCGAATTATACATTAAATCGGATAAAACTCTTTCTGAATCTACAAactaatgaaaaaattcaagaaaataaaataaaatttccgACTAGCcagaaatatataaaagtgGACAAAGCGATGTTAACCTGAACAGTATAACCCCAAGAGACAGAGATGGTCCAAGAGTACCGACGGTCGTAGCAAACGGAGAGTTGAAATATACGGAGAGGATCAAGTTCTACAGCGGAGAAAAGATGTTGGATGGCGGAGAAAGTTGTTGAGTTTGGGAAAAGTGGGTAAAGATGGGACACGTGGTGTAGAGACACCAACGGTCTCGTTGAATGTGATGTCAATATACCCAATGCATTTCCATTCACATCAAACTGCATACATAGATAAAAAAGGAAGACGTTAAATCAATTTgtgaacaaaattaaaaattatatacaacgGTTTATAAAACCTGATGGAAGCCAGGTTCGTAAGACAATCCAACTCCAAGCTCAAGTACACAAGCATGAATCCTAGAGTCTCCTCCGTACAAATGTGGATACCGCTCGATACAAGAATCGAAAATTTTAGCTAAAACGTTAGCCAACGAGCTGCTTAAAGCGACCCCTCCCCCGCCAAACGCCATGTCGTCTCCAAACAACCAGTTCTGATGATAAATCTCTGAGGTAGCTCCTATGTAATACCATGATCTATGGTCGTATTTAGAGAGTGTTCTTGCGAGATTCTCCGGGATGAATATCGTGTCGTCGTCTCCAAACACGTACCATCTTATTTCCTCGGCGGAGTTATTGAACATTCTTACGGTTTCTAAAACGCACCGAGCGATCCGAATCGCGTTTCTGTCACCGCCTGCCCAAGTGTATCTGCAAGCTCAATAATTTAATAGGCCTATTCGATTTGGTTATACTCTATTTAGAAGGGTAAATTAGAagaataaaactgaaatattaattattattgtcATCGTGaaattgaattattatttattattatataattttgagtttttgaCTGATATAATGTTGactaaaattacaaaaaacaaaTGTGTTGGATATAATGAATATTTTGAAGTTATATACTCtatctgtttcaaaataattttttttaaaatacatttaaaaataatgtatttttattatatactaaaggtaaattgtaaatttcgaaaaaattaattatgtttattatattttgattagaTAAAAGTTGTGGAAAATAATTAATcagaaaataatacatttatagTCAAACTTTAAAGTGTTTTtaacatctttttgaaacagaaaTGAATATTAGAGTCTTAACTTTAGACTCATTTGTAAACAGTTTCTAAATTGTTAGAAATGAGTTTTAAGTTCCTAGATAAATTTGAAACGTGAGGTAATTCATAAGTACAGATTACTTTGATATTAATGGTTTCTTTAGTTACCTGAACCGTGAAGTATCTTCAGAAACACAAATCGGAGGGAGAAGATGTGAATCTGTGTTGTTCTCCAAAGACGACAAAGCACTGTCAACAAAGACACACCCTCTCATTCTCTGAGTATCCCACCAAAGCTTAACATAATCTCTACGTGCAGGCCACGAATTCAAGCTCGATCCGATCCCAAAGACGATGTGATCGATCTCTGTTAGGCTCTGAGGTTGATCTTGAGAAGATGAGAAGTAGGCATTAATAGTGTCTT
The Raphanus sativus cultivar WK10039 chromosome 1, ASM80110v3, whole genome shotgun sequence DNA segment above includes these coding regions:
- the LOC130495497 gene encoding uncharacterized protein LOC130495497, whose amino-acid sequence is MCRFRPVWKAYSSSSYFPIISTRIMNCLLLFVLISFVYLLVSLSVSMLQSKDTINAYFSSSQDQPQSLTEIDHIVFGIGSSLNSWPARRDYVKLWWDTQRMRGCVFVDSALSSLENNTDSHLLPPICVSEDTSRFRYTWAGGDRNAIRIARCVLETVRMFNNSAEEIRWYVFGDDDTIFIPENLARTLSKYDHRSWYYIGATSEIYHQNWLFGDDMAFGGGGVALSSSLANVLAKIFDSCIERYPHLYGGDSRIHACVLELGVGLSYEPGFHQFDVNGNALGILTSHSTRPLVSLHHVSHLYPLFPNSTTFSAIQHLFSAVELDPLRIFQLSVCYDRRYSWTISVSWGYTVQIESRHMLLRDVLRTQQTFRPWQNFGGLASVYTFNTREFNPDPCKRPVTFFMEHVSSTPDDGTITSVYKQAYENCTYDPISSPRKTEEVRVFSRRLDPDIRKLKAPRRQCCDILPTSSTDGKVMEIGIRECKEDELIYMHP